The nucleotide sequence TACGGGCAATGCCTGAGAGGGCTTTCTGAGCCAGCAAGGTACCGTCGAAGCGGGTACGGGGATTCTGGCACACATCGCAGTTGCCGCAGTCTTTTTCCACGGCCTCGTTGAAGTAGCTAAGCAGGATGCGGCGGCGGCACAGGTCGGCTTCGGCGTATTGCTTCATACGGTTGAGCTTGGCCTGCAAAAGTTCTTTTTGCTCTGCCGACTGCTCGGAGTTCATGATCATGTCCTGCCGCATGATGATGTCCTGATAGCCATAAAAAAGCACCGTATCGGCGGGAGCTCCGTCGCGGCCCGCCCGGCCGATTTCCTGATAAAAGCTCTCGACGTTGGGGGGTAGGTTGTAGTGAATCACCCAGCGCACGTTGGATTTGTCGATGCCCATGCCAAAAGCGATCGTGGCCACGATGATCTGAATGTCGTCGTTGAGAAACCGCTCCTGCACCCGCGAGCGCTGGGCGGCGGGCAGTCCGGCGTGGTAGCATTCGGCGCGGAAATCGCGGCTCTGAAGCGAAGCCGCCACAGTTTCGGTGGTTTTTCGGCTCAGGCAGTAAATAATGCCCGGCTGGTTGGGGTGTTTTTTCAGGAACTGTTCGATCTGGGGTAGTCGCTTGCGCGAGGGGAGTACCGTCAAACTCAGGTTAGGCCGGTCGAAACTGGCCACGAACGTAGGTGCGGACTTAACACCCAACTGCCCGAGAATGTCGCGCCGCGTTACGCGGTCGGCCGTGGCGGTGAGGGCAATGACGGGGATGCCGGGAAAATGATCTTTGAGGGAAGAAAGCTGACGGTACTCAGGCCGGAAATCGTGGCCCCAGGACGAAATACAGTGTGCTTCGTCTACAGCAAACAACCGCACGTTCCACTGTTTGAAATGCTCCATCGTATTGCCCGAAAAAAGTCTCTCGGGTGCTACGTACAGGAGTTTCAATTCTCCCAATTTGGCCTTCCAGAACACCGAATCCTGCTCACTGCTACTCAGGCTCGAATTGAGGTAGGCGGCCTCGATGCCGTTGGCACGCAGGGCTTCCACCTGGTCTTTCATCAGGGCGATCAGGGGTGAAATTACGACAGTGAGCCCTTCCTGCAACAGTGCGGGTACCTGATAGCACACCGACTTGCCGCCGCCCGTAGGCATCAGTACCAGGCAATCTTCGCCCCGCAGCACGGTGTCGATGATTTCGGCCTGCTGGGGCCTGAAGGAATCGTACCCGAAATATTCTTTGAGGGCTTGTTCTTTAGTAAGGGGCATGGAAAGAAATTCGTTTATTGGTAAGCTATTGGCTGTCAGCTTGGGGTAAATGGCTTCTTGTAAGAAGTACAGGTTCACAAGCGATATTTGCAGTAAAAAAGCACAAATTCTATTTTTAGTATCTATCCGATTTGCGGCCCGACCGTATGTTTCAGATAAAAAGAATCAGCGGCCATCGGCCAAAAGTTCATCATCAAAACTACGCATTCGCTACTTAAATTCCCACCTGATTGAATCAATAGCAGAACGATGTTGACCACTATTTACCTACTTTTAGGCTCTAATCTGGGCGACCGTGCGAGGTTGATGCAAAATGCGGTTGACCAGATCGGCGCGCGCATCGGCCGTCTGCTCCGGGCTTCGGCCCTGTACGAAACGGCTCCCTGGGGCGGGATCGAACAGCCCGCCTTCCTGAATCAGGTGCTGGAAGTAGAAACCAGTCTCGCACCTGAAGAGGTGCTGAGGATTATCCTGGAGATCGAACATGAGGCCGGGCGGGTGCGCTATGAACGCTGGGGTGCACGCCATCTGGACATCGATATTCTGTATTTTGGTAGTAGCGTCATGGATACGCCCCGCCTGACGGTACCCCATCCCCGTCTGCACGAGCGTCGGTTTACAATGGTACCCCTGGTCGAAATTGCCCCAGACTTCAGGCATCCGGTTTTGAACAAAACGAACGCCGAGTTGCTGGACTTGTGCAAGGATGGGGAAGCGGTAGTTAAAGTAATTTTGAATGATTGAACAGAATAATTTTCCATTCAATCATTCTATTATTAACTCAATTAATTATTCAGAATTGAACAATCCAATCCGTTGGGGCATACTTGCTCCGGGCCACATCGCCCACAAATTCGCTCAGGATCTGGCCCGCGTGGAGAGCGCCAAACTCATGGCCGTCGCCTCCCGTGACCTGGAACGGGCACAGGAATTTGCCAAAGAATACGATGCTCCCTACGCCTACGGTACCTATGCCGGGCTGGCCGACTGCCCCGAGCTAGACATCGTGTACATTGCCTCACCCCATGTAGGCCACCACGCCCATACCCTGCTCTGCCTCAACGCGGGCCTGGCGGTACTTTGTGAAAAGCCCTTTGGTATGAACCTGGGGCAGGTGGAGGAGATGGTAAGCCGGGCCCGGGAAAAGAAATTATTTTTAATGGAAGCCTTGTGGAGCCGGTTTATGCCCACAACTCTTAAAACATTGGAACTGATCCGTGCAGGTACCATCGGGAAGGTACTGGGCGTGCGGGCCGATTTTGGTTTTAAGGCAATTCAAGATCCCCGCAAGCGGCTTTTCAACAAGGAACTAGGCGGCGGGGCCTTGCTGGATATCGGCATTTATCCTTTGTTCTGGTCGTATGCCATACTAGGAATGCCTGCCCAGGTGAAAGCTTCGGCGATATTCAGCGATACCGAGGTGGATGTCTCCACCGGTATGGTACTCACCTACGATT is from Salmonirosea aquatica and encodes:
- the recQ gene encoding DNA helicase RecQ — encoded protein: MPLTKEQALKEYFGYDSFRPQQAEIIDTVLRGEDCLVLMPTGGGKSVCYQVPALLQEGLTVVISPLIALMKDQVEALRANGIEAAYLNSSLSSSEQDSVFWKAKLGELKLLYVAPERLFSGNTMEHFKQWNVRLFAVDEAHCISSWGHDFRPEYRQLSSLKDHFPGIPVIALTATADRVTRRDILGQLGVKSAPTFVASFDRPNLSLTVLPSRKRLPQIEQFLKKHPNQPGIIYCLSRKTTETVAASLQSRDFRAECYHAGLPAAQRSRVQERFLNDDIQIIVATIAFGMGIDKSNVRWVIHYNLPPNVESFYQEIGRAGRDGAPADTVLFYGYQDIIMRQDMIMNSEQSAEQKELLQAKLNRMKQYAEADLCRRRILLSYFNEAVEKDCGNCDVCQNPRTRFDGTLLAQKALSGIARTGERVAMGMLIDILRGSRNRAVLDRGYDRLPTFGVGRDQRGDEWAEYLSQMLNSGVMDIAYDEAHSFKLNALSWQILKEGKKIELVKFIPLAERKAREEELIPKEKPKQEIIRDALFEQLRLLRKQMADALNVPPYVIFSDKTIAEMAQKRPVSEAQMLDVSGVGAEKYRRYGEAFVQEIVKFAKENTKPGTRVVKGMTYLMTHELYEKGFTLDDIAQQRGLTTSTVVAHLVKLRDEGHDIQLRPLISDRTYTEVLAAADEMNFKPGEPLAPLFELLGERIEYGMIRLALAIREGA
- the folK gene encoding 2-amino-4-hydroxy-6-hydroxymethyldihydropteridine diphosphokinase, with translation MLTTIYLLLGSNLGDRARLMQNAVDQIGARIGRLLRASALYETAPWGGIEQPAFLNQVLEVETSLAPEEVLRIILEIEHEAGRVRYERWGARHLDIDILYFGSSVMDTPRLTVPHPRLHERRFTMVPLVEIAPDFRHPVLNKTNAELLDLCKDGEAVVKVILND
- a CDS encoding Gfo/Idh/MocA family protein, whose product is MNNPIRWGILAPGHIAHKFAQDLARVESAKLMAVASRDLERAQEFAKEYDAPYAYGTYAGLADCPELDIVYIASPHVGHHAHTLLCLNAGLAVLCEKPFGMNLGQVEEMVSRAREKKLFLMEALWSRFMPTTLKTLELIRAGTIGKVLGVRADFGFKAIQDPRKRLFNKELGGGALLDIGIYPLFWSYAILGMPAQVKASAIFSDTEVDVSTGMVLTYDSEAFAFLDCTLLARTDCEAIVYGELGCIRVHSRWHNSQALTLELTEQEPEHFEFVREAHGYHYEIESVGHALRAGLTENPDWSHQDSLNLMSLLDRVRGEIGLEYKA